The Panthera leo isolate Ple1 chromosome C2, P.leo_Ple1_pat1.1, whole genome shotgun sequence genome window below encodes:
- the IFNGR2 gene encoding interferon gamma receptor 2: protein MRPPPLSPLSLLSLLLLLGGRGAAAPPADSLSQLPAPRNPKVRLHNAEQVLSWEPVSLSNDTRPVVYQVQHKYRSSSTWYDLSDKVEVNCMNITTTECDFTPKGNSVFLRPEFDTFLRVRAKVDELVSPWLTVPSFQYCRNVTVGPPENIWVTPGEGSLIIRLSSPFDVRAFSATFLYYVHYWEKAGIQQVKGPFRSTSIVLNDLKPLREYCLQIKAQLVCEKGNISRPGHLSNVSCYKTAMDAATKLQQIIVIAVGLFLFLSMLAGACFFLVLKYRGLVKYWFHSPPSIPLQIEEYLKDPAQPILEALDKDSSPKDDAWDSVSVVSFPEKEQEDVLHSTLHQSPGPVQQPVG, encoded by the exons ATGCGGCCGCCGCCGCTGTCGCCGCTGTCGCTGCtgtcgctgctgctgctgctcggCGGCCGCGGCGCCGCGGCGCCCCCCGCAG ACTCTCTTTCCCAGCTGCCTGCTCCTCGAAACCCGAAGGTTCGCCTGCACAATGCCGAGCAGGTTCTGAGTTGGGAGCCGGTGTCCCTGAGCAATGACACGAGGCCGGTGGTCTACCAGGTGCAGCATAAATA CCGTAGTAGCAGTACGTGGTATGACCTCAGTGACAAGGTGGAGGTAAACTGTATGAACATCACCACAACAGAGTGTGACTTCACCCCAAAAGGCAACTCAGTCTTTCTGCGACCGGAATTCGACACCTTTTTACGTGTTCGAGCGAAGGTAGACGAGCTGGTCTCTCCGTGGCTGACAGTGCCTTCTTTCCAGTACTGTAGGAATG TTACCGTCGGGCCTCCCGAAAACATTTGGGTGACGCCAGGAGAAGGCTCCCTTATCATCAGGCTCTCCTCTCCCTTTGACGTCCGTGCCTTCTCGGCCACTTTTTTGTATTATGTCCATTACTGGGAAAAGGCAGGAATCCAACAG GTTAAAGGCCCTTTCAGGAGCACCTCCATCGTGTTGAATGACTTGAAACCCTTAAGAGAATACTGTTTACAAATCAAAGCGCAACTGGTTTGTGAAAAAGGAAACATCTCTAGACCCGGACACTTAAGCAACGTATCTTGCTACAAAACAGCGATGGATG CCGCCACAAAACTCCAGCAAATCATCGTGATTGCTGTGGGACTCTTTCTGTTCCTGTCGATGCTGGCGGGGGCCTGTTTCTTCCTGGTCCTGAAATACAGAGGCCTGGTGAAATACTGGTTTCACTCTCCACCGAGCATCCCGTTACAAATAGAAGAG TATTTAAAGGACCCGGCTCAGCCTATCTTGGAGGCCCTGGACAAGGACAGCTCGCCAAAGGATGATGCCTGGGACTCTGTGTCCGTTGTTTCGTTTCCAGAGAAGGAGCAAGAAGATGTTCTCCACAGTACTTTGCACCAAAGCCCCGGTCCGGTCCAGCAGCCTGTGGGATGA